The genomic interval TTTCGCGAGCCAGTGTTTCCAGGATCTCGTCGGGAATCTTTTGAGTCAATTGGCAACCGATGACAGACTGCCCGGCAACCCAAGGCTCGACACGTCGAACGATTCCTTCGTAGCTGCCGTGCGAGCGTTCAGTCTTGAGTTCGACGACAAACGTCTCACCGATCGCGAACTTGCCTTCGCACAGCAAACGCAGCCCGCTGGGCGAGATGTCGATCACAGTGCCGTGATGCATCTTGTCGCCTTTGACGAGGGTTTCGCAGTGCAGGATGTGTCCGGCACGCGTCTTGAATCGACGTTCGCGTCTTCGGCACAGTGATTTCTCGTTTTCCATTTTCCGCTCACAACCCCCGTGATCTGACCTTTATCTCTTGTCAGATAGCTCAGCGTTTCGTGTGTCTGTTGGCGTACATCGCGCCTGCGATACAAGATGTCGACGTTCCAACCACTGGTGTTCCGGTTGTGCGGCATGTAGCACATCCAACAGCATCGGTTTCACCGCTTTGGACGAAACGCAACCATCACACTTGCGTCGGTCGTTAATCGCGGTCCGTTCATTAGATCGATGCAATAGGGAACTGCGGGAAAGACAGCATCGAGACATTCTGCGATCGCTTTGGGTTTCCCGGGCAAGTTGATGATCAGCGATTCACCTCGCAGTCCAGCAGTCTGGCGTGACAAGATCGCGGTGGGCACTTTCTCCAAGGAGGCACGGCGCATCTGCTCGCCGAATCCCGGCATCATGCGGTCACAAACCGCCTCGGTCGCTTCCGGAGTCACATCGCGTCGTGCCGGACCGGTGCCCCCCGTGGTCACAACCAGGCAGCAACCGTGCACGTCGCACAGATCGATCAGCGTTTCACGAACGGTGCTCTCCTCGTCAGGTATCACACGCAAAACAGGTTCGAACGGCGATGTCAAAACCTTGGTCAAATACTGGACGATGGCGGGGCCGCCCAAATCCTCGTACTCACCTCGGCTCGCCCGGTCAGAGACGGTGACAACGCCAATGAGTGCGACAGAACTTTCCGTGGGATCGTTTTTGACGCCACTCATCATTTCCAATCCAAGCCTTCGTGCAGTCGGTTCAAGTTCAACGCGTCTCCATCCGTCACGACCAGCATGTCTTCGACTCGAACGCCACCATCGTTGCGGCCATAGAGTCCGGGCTCGATCGTAAAGACTTCGTTTTTCAATACGGGCCCGCCGCCGGTATCCAACAAAATCGGTTCGTGGACATCCAATCCGATCCCGTGCCCCGTGCCGTGTTGAATGCTGGGGTGATCCGTGATGGTTCCCCGGGAGAGCGGATAACCAGATTCAACCAACACGTCTTCGGCGGCTTGATGAACATCTCCCGCAGGAGTACCCAACTTCAGTTTTTGAGTCGCTGCTGCCTTGGCACGAACCACAGCTTGGTGCATCGCAACGACGGTATCCGACGGCGAGCCGTTGACCACTGTTCGCGTGCAGTCGCCCCAATAGCGAGTGGATTCATCCATGGGAAAAAGATCAACCACGACCGGAATCTCGGTTCGAAGTGGTCCGTCACCCGCATGATGGCAATCGGCAACGTGAGGAGCCGTCGCGACAATGGCGCCGTGAGACATCGAAAACCCACGCTTCATGAATTCCACACCGGCAATCGAACGGACGCGTTCGCTGGTCAGCCTCCCACCGTCATGCTGCAAGATTCCGTCTGCGGAAACCGAAGCCCGCGCGATCATTTCACAAATCATTTGCATCACCGATTCGGTGGTCGATTGAGCTGCCGTCAGTGCTTCGATCTCAAAGTCCTGCTTCGACCGCCGATCCAGAACGCCCAGTTCCGCGTCGTAGCGCACCGAGATACCCGCTTGCTGCAAATGCCATGCAAAGATGAACGGGAAAGTGCGATCACCGGTCACTTCACCAATTCCATTCTTTTTCAGCCACTGCGTCAGCGCTTGCGCGGTCGCCGTTTCACGGTCCGCATCCAAACCAGAGTCGGGCGCATTATCGGCCGGGCAAGTCACCAAAGTCGCGGCACTTCGCTGTCGCACCCGGTCCATCTCCAAATCGCGGACCAACGCGATTTGCCGACCGTCCAGCTCGATCCATGCAGCCGGATCGCCGAGTGCCACTTGGGTGCGTCGAAAGAGAGTCGGATTGCGTGCTGCAATACCCGCAAAGACCTTGACTGACATGTGTTTGAGGACCTGCAAAAAAGGGAGGTAATGTACGTCATCCGTTTGGGACGTGCGAAAAGTGAATGCCCTGTCTCTTTGCAAAAAACACGCGGAGCGATGATTGCTACGTGGATTTCGCGATACTTATTTCCCGCTCGTCCCTTCAGGCAAATTCACTCGCTTGCGCTTCGTGCTGGTATCTGCGGCGGTGTCAGCCGGGGAAGCTGACCATAGGGATGATAACAGCAAAGTCGCCATCGAGGGCAGAACCCAGCCGCGCACCTGGTGAAACCTTCTATTGGGTTGAATCCTGTATTGGGCGATCAAAGCTGACTCGTTTTCGCTCGCTGCCTGAGCCCCACAACGCGTAGCCCCACTCCGATCTGAGCGAATCGCCGGCACCGCCGAATTCGCGGATCACCCATCCACGTCGCGCGGCGCGTGAGTTCGGCGGCGGATATTTTCGGCGCATTCGGATCTGATCAGGATCGACAAGCTGTAGTTCTGGATTGGTTCTGGCCAGTTTTCGATGGTAGCCTTGCTCGGACAATTCGTGGTACCGCAAGTCGGTCTTTTTGCGTGCCGCCCAACCCACGTCGGAATCCAGTTGGTCCAGCATCCAAAGCTTCGTGAGCCAATCGACGCTGCCCAACGCGGATGCGGTGTTGCCGGCATCCTTTCTGAAATCGGCAACGGCATCGAACAAGCGGTTCCAACGCTCGATCACCACGGGGGCTTCGCCCCTGAGCGCGGAATCGACCGATTCGACGAACGAACGTGCGGCCCGCAAGTAGTTCTTTTGAATGTCCAATGCTGACGACCTGCCGGTACGCGTCGGCACACGAGTGACGAGATTCCAGTCACTTGCCAAGTCGTGCAATGCCGTGATCGGACGTTTCAGAACAGGCAGATCTTTTGTCGCTCCAGCCTCGATCATGTCCAAGACCAGCGACACCGAAGCAAACTTGACGTACTCGGCCAGATCGCAAAGGTTGGAGTCGGAGAGCCCGATCTGCAGTCGCTGCCTCTTGGCAAACATGCTGCGAGTAGAACTCAGTGACACGATGGACTTGGCACAGAACTGATCCAACCAATGACCAAAAACAAAGATGGGACGTTCACCTCGATAGCTGCCCATGTCCGCGACCACATCCACCGCGATCGCTTTGGCGCTCAATCGATACCTGCCGTCGTGATCCAAATCCCCTGAACCGCAAAGTGAGACGCGAGAAACCAGCAGCGCTGTCAAGTAGCGACGTTGATCGCGAAAAGCGATGTGGCGGCAAACGAACCGGAGCACCACCACGGAGGGAAAGTGGATCAGCCTGAGGCACCCGACCGCAATGAGTTGAACCGGACGCGCCAGTGTTTCGAACAATTCTCTCGGATCGGCATCGACCGGAATGTTCACGCCCCGCCGTCGGTGGCCAAAGTATACCGCGAGATAGAGGCACAGCAAAACGGGCAGTGAAGCGACAAGAATCGCGCACTGCATCAACCACAGCAGGGCCACAAACAGACGATAGATGAGCAGCATGGACCCGCGAGCAACGACGGCTTCGTAGTTTTCCTGGCAGCCGTACACGTGTCCCAATGCGTCGGAGCTGTTTTTTAAAACTCGCAAATCGATATCGAGATCGATGCTGTTTGCCGCGTTCTCGACCAAGTCATCGATGGACCGTTGACAGGCCAGCAATTCCGCCGGACTGGACACCTCCGGCGTAGCGATCTCGACCAATCCACCGGGTAGCGTGTACATCGACGGATGAGACTCAAACGTCACGGCCCCGCCACTGGCGAGAAACATTTGCTCTCGATCGTAGATTCCATCGGCGGTGGGTTGATCTCGACGGATCGCATCGCACATCGCTTCATAGACTTGCTTTGCCGAGGGCAATGCATCCCGCGGTACGTCCTGCTGATCCAAGACCAGCGTCGCATACTCGGTCTCCAATCCGATCAATCGCGAGACCAAACACTGCGTATCACCCTGATCGCGTTGGGGTGCCGCGTCGACAGAATGGTCTGCAGGCATCGGATGGTTTTTGGATGTCGGATGGAGATGCGAACCAACCCTACCAACGCAAACCGAATCGTTCGCCGCCGGTGTCGCGGTTGTTTCCGCCACGCAGGGGGCCGGAGAACGTCGGTTTCACCGCTGGCTCGCGTTGCGGCTCGTCTTCTTCAACCGCATTTTCGGATGCCTCGCTTTCGGGTAACTGTTGAGCGGCTTTCATGGAAAGGCCGATCTTCTGTGCACCTCTGTCAAACGACAACACCTTGACTTCGACCTCCTGACCTTCGCTGACGAACGAATCGATCCGAGAGACACGGTGGTGCGCCAACTCACTGACATGCACCAGACCTTCGACACCGGCACCCAACCGCACAAAGCAGCCGAAGGAAGCGATGCGGCTGACGACGCCTTTGTGGACCGAACCGATCGCAAACTCTGCTTCGGCTACATCCCAAGGATTCTCCAAGAGGTCGCGATAGGAGAGTCCGATCTTGCCGGTTTCTCGGTCGATGGTATCGATCTTGACCTTGACCTTCTGGCCGACCTCAAGCACTTCGCTGGGATGCTTGACGCGATCCCAGCTGAGTTTGCTGACATGGATCAATCCATCGACGCCGCCCAAGTCGACGAAGGCACCGAAGTCTTTGACCGATCGCACGACGCCTTCCAAGGTATCGCCGGGGTTGATCTGCTCGAGTTGCTCCTTGCGTTTGGTTTCGCGCTCGCGTTCCAGGATCGCTCGACGACTGAGAACCAAGTTGCCACGTCTCGGGCTGGCTTCGGTGACCAAGCACACAAAACGCTGGTCGACAAACTCGCTCAAGTCTTCGACGCGGTACTCGGTGACTTGACTGATCGGCATGAAACCAGGCACGCCACCGACCTTGCATTCCAAACCGCCGGCGTTGTGTCCCGTCACGATCGCTTCGACGACCGCACCTTCCTCCAAGTCGCCCCAGTCGTTGACGTCGATTGTCTTGCCGGGCAACGACAAAACATACAAACCGTCGGCTCGGTTGAGTCCTCGAACCAGTACCTCGACGCTTTGACCAGGCGTGGGCTCGGCATCCATGAATTGC from Stieleria varia carries:
- a CDS encoding M24 family metallopeptidase, translated to MSVKVFAGIAARNPTLFRRTQVALGDPAAWIELDGRQIALVRDLEMDRVRQRSAATLVTCPADNAPDSGLDADRETATAQALTQWLKKNGIGEVTGDRTFPFIFAWHLQQAGISVRYDAELGVLDRRSKQDFEIEALTAAQSTTESVMQMICEMIARASVSADGILQHDGGRLTSERVRSIAGVEFMKRGFSMSHGAIVATAPHVADCHHAGDGPLRTEIPVVVDLFPMDESTRYWGDCTRTVVNGSPSDTVVAMHQAVVRAKAAATQKLKLGTPAGDVHQAAEDVLVESGYPLSRGTITDHPSIQHGTGHGIGLDVHEPILLDTGGGPVLKNEVFTIEPGLYGRNDGGVRVEDMLVVTDGDALNLNRLHEGLDWK
- the mog gene encoding molybdopterin adenylyltransferase; this encodes MSGVKNDPTESSVALIGVVTVSDRASRGEYEDLGGPAIVQYLTKVLTSPFEPVLRVIPDEESTVRETLIDLCDVHGCCLVVTTGGTGPARRDVTPEATEAVCDRMMPGFGEQMRRASLEKVPTAILSRQTAGLRGESLIINLPGKPKAIAECLDAVFPAVPYCIDLMNGPRLTTDASVMVAFRPKR
- a CDS encoding proteasome accessory factor PafA2 family protein, producing the protein MPADHSVDAAPQRDQGDTQCLVSRLIGLETEYATLVLDQQDVPRDALPSAKQVYEAMCDAIRRDQPTADGIYDREQMFLASGGAVTFESHPSMYTLPGGLVEIATPEVSSPAELLACQRSIDDLVENAANSIDLDIDLRVLKNSSDALGHVYGCQENYEAVVARGSMLLIYRLFVALLWLMQCAILVASLPVLLCLYLAVYFGHRRRGVNIPVDADPRELFETLARPVQLIAVGCLRLIHFPSVVVLRFVCRHIAFRDQRRYLTALLVSRVSLCGSGDLDHDGRYRLSAKAIAVDVVADMGSYRGERPIFVFGHWLDQFCAKSIVSLSSTRSMFAKRQRLQIGLSDSNLCDLAEYVKFASVSLVLDMIEAGATKDLPVLKRPITALHDLASDWNLVTRVPTRTGRSSALDIQKNYLRAARSFVESVDSALRGEAPVVIERWNRLFDAVADFRKDAGNTASALGSVDWLTKLWMLDQLDSDVGWAARKKTDLRYHELSEQGYHRKLARTNPELQLVDPDQIRMRRKYPPPNSRAARRGWVIREFGGAGDSLRSEWGYALWGSGSERKRVSFDRPIQDSTQ
- a CDS encoding 30S ribosomal protein S1; translation: MGNEEQSATENSTVAPASESPIETQTPVDQAAAESPQEGSSAIEPTLEPNDSAADDSAANDAQAAKPASVAARGVGPLAARGLGVAKPASPVASTEQLASGAAAAKPSGKSKKKPPRPRLQGESDDAVAKPAAAPTKSKVALPSLRAGLSADLEAELEAELAAADLDGFLSGQAGMPDRKEPLADGARVHGQVIKIHQDSVFISLGGPDEGVVPFEQFMDAEPTPGQSVEVLVRGLNRADGLYVLSLPGKTIDVNDWGDLEEGAVVEAIVTGHNAGGLECKVGGVPGFMPISQVTEYRVEDLSEFVDQRFVCLVTEASPRRGNLVLSRRAILERERETKRKEQLEQINPGDTLEGVVRSVKDFGAFVDLGGVDGLIHVSKLSWDRVKHPSEVLEVGQKVKVKIDTIDRETGKIGLSYRDLLENPWDVAEAEFAIGSVHKGVVSRIASFGCFVRLGAGVEGLVHVSELAHHRVSRIDSFVSEGQEVEVKVLSFDRGAQKIGLSMKAAQQLPESEASENAVEEDEPQREPAVKPTFSGPLRGGNNRDTGGERFGLRW